In Bombus huntii isolate Logan2020A chromosome 9, iyBomHunt1.1, whole genome shotgun sequence, a single window of DNA contains:
- the LOC126869147 gene encoding protein BCCIP homolog: MAAPTKKRDQRLFPLSRDDDQSSSSSENDEKEPLEEEGMEIQVDFEGRYPVDPDYHGIKTLLQQLFLKAHVDLGGLADLIIRENYVGSVVKQSADLDESDDEDTDVNDVFGITTVINLSSKQNYPCIQQLRELLTQMAKEHATDTVDTMIKNLLEDETEVLGLLINERFVNIPAQISVPLLENLMSDIKKANNKKMPFDFSYYILICKFYKTKRPELVKRSKSKKKDNTCEQVIVWSNPEEEIFAQEATISFEFSVEKESDSAVSGTWTESDDEMTPYRRVLLFEAFRLQSIIDRIKSEVP, from the exons ATGGCTGCTCCAACCAAAAAACGTGACCAGCGACTTTTCCCACTTTCCAGGGACGATGATCAAAGTTCGTCAAGTAGTGAGAATGACGAGAAGGAACCATTGGAAGAAGAG gGAATGGAAATTCAAGTAGACTTTGAAGGAAGATATCCAGTGGATCCGGATTATCATGGCATTAAGACCTTATTACAACAATTGTTTTTGAAAGCTCATGTTGATTTAGGTGGTCTGGCAGATTTAATAATCCGCGAAAACTACGTAGGTTCGGTTGTCAAGCAATCGGCGGATTTAGATGAATCGGACGACGAAGATACCGATGTCAACGACGTGTTTGGTATTACTACAGTAATTAATTTATCTTCTAAACAg AATTATCCTTGTATACAACAACTCAGAGAATTACTGACGCAAATGGCAAAGGAACATGCGACGGACACAGTAGATACTATGATAAAAAATCTTCTCGAAGACGAGACGGAAGTATTAGGTTTATTGATCAACGAAAGATTTGTTAATATTCCAGCACAGATATCCGTGCCActtttggaaaatttaatGTCCGATATAAAAAAGGCAAATAACAAGAAGAtgcctttcgatttttcatattatatattaatatgtaaattctataaaaCAAAAAGACCGGAACTAGTTAAGAGatcaaaaagtaaaaagaaagataacaCGTGTGAACAGGTTATTGTATGGAGCAATCCGGAGGAAGAAATTTTTGCGCAGGAAGCAACAATAAGTTTTGAATTTTCAGTCGAGAAAGAATCGGACAGTGCTGTATCTGGAACGTGGACTGAGTCTGACGATGAAATGACGCCTTACAGGAGAGTGCTTCTCTTCGAAGCTTTCAGATTACAATCAATTATCGACAGAATAAAAAGTGAAGTACCTTAA